The region TATTGAAAATGGACCATCCAAATCAATAACTGCCTGATCTAATGCTTCTTCAAGTTTGTAACCTTGATTAAGTTTGTCTGCCATGTAATGAACAATGCACTCAGTATCATTGAATGACTCAAAAGCATGTCCTTTTCTTTCCAATGAATCTCTAATTTTCCAATAATTAGTGATTTGTCCATTGTGCACTACAGTAATGTCCGGTATAATGTAGCTTTGGTAAGGGTGTGCATGATAGCGATCTACGCCACTTTCTGTTGCAAAACGAGTATGTCCTATCCCATGAGTTCCCATCCTACTTTGAACATCAAATCTTTCTGCAATATCTTTTACTTTTCCAGTGTCTTTAATCATTTCAAAGGAATGTGAACCATTAATAACTTTTACATTCTCTAATTCATCAATTTCTCTTATGCATGGTTTTAAAAGAGAATATTCATCCAATGCTATTTTACATTTATATACATCTGAGTCCCCTACAGACTCGATTAATTGATCTTCAAATATTGGACTTATTTGAGTTAATAGTGATTTTAAATTCTCTAATGCTCCTCTCCTTCTTCTTACTTCAATGTTTAATTGATAGTAATTTTCAGGAAAATTTAAACTACCATAGATTGCATAACCTGCTGAATCTGGTCCCCTATGTTGTAAAGATTCAAGCATTGATGTTAATGCATCTCCTACGGGATAACTTTTTTTATCTTTGTATATTACACCTGCGATTCCACACATTTTTCTTCCTCCAAAAAAATAATCGGCGAATACACGTATAAGTTAATGAAACAAATTCCAATCAATAACTTAGGTTTATTTTATTTTAAATAAGAAATCTTAGTTTCAATCCATCATATGCCAAATAACACTAAGATCCATTCCTATAAAATAACAATCATAAAATTTTGATTCTAATTCATCATACGTCTAATAAGTATTAATAATTCTAAAATTACACAATATGCCTTAAATAATAATTCTAAAATTTCAAAAACGATTTAACCTTAATATACATATATTCATCACTTTTCGATTTTTTTAATAATAAAAACCTCCAAAAAAATTAAAAATTATTGACAGTCAAAGTGACCGCCAAATCAAATAGGGATAATCTATACGTTTAGATATTCATCTCTTTCATAATCGAATACTTGTATTCTGTAAGCATCCCATTCAGCTCTTTTAATGTTATAGAATTGATTGAATACTTTATCACCAAGAGCGTTTTTAACTACATCGTCTTTTTCTAATGCATGATATGCTTCCCATAAGCTGGTTGGTAAGTTATTAATTCCTTTTTGAGCAATTTCATCTTCAGAAAGTGCGAATAAGTTTTCTTCAGTAGGTTCACCAGGGTCAATTTTATTGTTAAGACCATCTAAACCTGCTTCAAGTAATGCTGCAAATGCTAAGTAAGGATTACATGAAGGGTCAGCGGATCTGCATTCAATTCTGGTACCTAATCCACGAGATGCAGGGATTCTAAGTAAAGTTGATCTGTTTTTGAAACCATAAGCAATGTAGCATGGTGCTTCATAACCTGGTACTAAACGTTTGTAAGAGTTAACTGTTGGAGATAATATAGCTGATAAAGCTTGTGCATGTTTTAATAATCCTCCTATGAAGTATAATGCTTCTTGTGAAATTTGGTTTTCAGCATCTGGATCATAAAAGATGTTTTCTCCGTTTTTGAATAAACTTTGGTTACAATGCATTCCACTACCATTAATTCCTAAGAATGGTTTTGGCATGAAAGTCGCTTTGAAACCTAAATTGTGAACAACAGCTTTAACTGCTTCTTTGAAAGTGATAACTGCATCTGCTGTTTTTAAAGCATCTGCGTATTTAAAGTCAACTTCATGTTGTCCTGCTGCCACTTCGTGGTGGCTTACTTCTACATTGAAATCTAATTTTTCTAAACCGAATACAATTTCTCTTCTGATATCAGTACCTTGATCTAATGGTTCTACATCAAAGTATTCAGCTTCATCTGCTGGAACATAATTTCCATTTTCATCTTTTCTTATGATGAAGAATTCTGGTTCAGGACCCATATTGTATTGGTATCCTTTTTTCTCTGCTAATTCTAATGATTTTTTAAGAACTCCTCTTGGATCTCCATCATATGGTTTTCCTTCTGTAGTGAAGATATCACATATGAATCTACTACTACCTTTTTGTTCAGGCCTCCATGGAATTGTTGAAAAAGTATCAATATCCGGTTTTGCAAGTAAGTCACTGTCATTGATTGAAGCTAATCCTGCGATTGAAGAACCGTCAAATAATAATCCATCATTTACAATGTCTTCAACATCATCAGCTTTTTTAAGTGGTACTGCCATACTTTTTGGTAATCCATGTATATCTACTAATTCCAATTTTAGGAATTTTATATCGTTTGCTTCTATTGTTTTAATAATTTGGTCTAATTTTTTATCGTTTGCTGACATTCTTTCACATCATTTTTTTAGTATATTATCCATTATTTTGAATAATACCAAAAGTGGAAAACCTTTGATTAAATGAATTTAATTAAATACATTATCGGAAGGAATATTCCTTCCGACTAATTATATATTAATAGTAGTATATAAACATTATTGACAAAAAAATATTACATTGTACAAAAAATAACATTTTACTAATGGAAAAACACTTTTTCAGCAATGTAGAACATAAAAATAAAGAAGAAACAATCAGTAAATGATTAAATCAATACGAATAATTCCAATATTTAATTATTATTTGAAAAAAAAACATATATGTAATTTAATAAGAATTATTTAAAGTATATTAAATTAAAAAAAAAGAATTAAAAAGAGATTATTTATCTTTTACAACATAAAAGTAAAATAATCCCCAATTGGTTAACACACCACTCATGGGATGCAGTTTGAGACTATTCAGATTTTTCATCTGAATCTTCTTCTACAATATCATTATTGTAATATTTATATCTATAAGACATCTTAAATCCATCAATAGCTTCACGTTTAGGTCTTCTTTTACGTTTTATGTTAGGACCATTCATGTCTTTAAACTTATTTTGATGGGGTTTAGCGAGACTTTTATTTTCACGATGATAAGTAGCATTCTTATTACGCTTATGCGGTGCCTTATACATCCTTTTTCTAAGTAATCGTCTGCCACTTGTTACACGTCTTATCACAGGAATCACTTATCTGTTTCTGTTTTTAGTTGCAGATTTATCTAAAGTAGATTGAATTTCGTCAATTCTTTCAACAACGACTTTAATTGCTTGTTCACCTTGACGAGTAGGGTTAATACCTTGTTCAACAAGTAATGCATCCCTAATATCTCTTAATCTATCAATTGAATCAATTTTCATAATTGTACTATAAAACATAGGATTTCCTCCAATTCTAATAATAGTTATGAATTACATGATAAAAATATTTTATGTTTGAAAATAAAAATTATAATTATGTTCACAATACAAAAAGTTATTTATCTAGCAGGAGGATGCTTTTGGGGTGTTGAAGCATTTATTTCCAGATTAAAAGGAGTGAATCAAACAGAGGTAGGATATGCCAACGGTATGGACTTAGCACCAACTTATGAAAAGGTTTGCTCTGGAAAAACAGGGCATGCCGAAACTGTAAAAGTAACATACAATCCAGAAATAATATCCCTAGAGGAAATTTTAGAAAATTTCTATAACATAATTGATCCCTTCACCAAAAATCGTCAAGGTGCAGATATAGGAACCCAATATCGTACAGGAATCTATTGGCAGGAACATTTTCAAAAAGAGATTGTTATCAATTTTTTAAAAACAAAACAAAAAGAGACAAACAAAAGAATTGCAATTGAGAAATCACAGATCCTTTGTTTTTATCCTGCTGAAGAGTATCATCAAAAATATCTTGAAAAAAATCCACATGGATACTGCCATGTTGATTTAAATTTAATAGAGGATAAAGAATTTGACCACCTAACTAAAAAAGAGTATGAAATAACACAGCTTGCTATGACAGAACCACCATACAGTGGTAAATATGATAACTTTTTTGAAGAAGGTGTATATGTAGATGTAGTAAATGGAGAAGTTCTCTTTTCTTCAGAAGATAAATTTGACTCAGGATGCGGTTGGCCAGCATTTTCAAAACCAATATCTGATGAAGTAATTACAAAAAATAGAGACTTTTCATATGGAACAACACGCATTGAAGTTAGAAGTGCAAAATCAAACTCCCATTTAGGTCATTTATTTCATGATGGTCCCGGAGGGTCTCCAAGATACTGTATAAATTCCTCTGCATTGAAATTTATACCAAAAAATAAACTATTTAATGATAAAAAATAAAAATATGATACAATGAAATTAGAAGAAATTAAACATCCTGAGTTAAAAAATCATATCAATATGATTTATATGCATGGTGAAAACCAAAATCAAAAAGCTATTGATAAAACTGAAGCTGAAATCAAAGAATATATTCAAAATAAAGAATTTATAATATCTGTTGAAGATGAAAAACCACTAAAAATTCCTTATGCTAATGATGGTGAATATTTAGTTCCTATTTTCACTGATGAGAAAGAGTATCTCATCGCAATGGATTATTTTTCATTAAATGATATGTCTGAAAATAATGAATATATAATAGAAAAATTAGATTATTTTAAAAAATTAAAAGAAGACCCTAATTTCTTAGGGTATATCGTAAATATAGCAAGAGTAAGTTATATTATTAACTCTACTCTTTTGTAAACTCTTTTTGAATATCTTTGACGATTTCAACAAATCTTTTTGAAACTTCGTCATCAGGATCAATTACAGAAATTGCTCCTTCTTTATTTGGTGCATCAGAAACTTTTTCTTCAATAGGTAAGTCACCTAAGTAAGTAATTTCCATTTCTTCTGCAAATGCTTCTCCATTGCCTTTACCGAAAATGTGTAATTTTTCGTCACAGTGTGGGCACATGTAGTATGCCATGTTTTCAATAAGACCAATGTTTTTGATATTCATCATTTCAACCATTTTTACACATTTTAAAACATCTTCTTGAGATACAACGTTAGGAGTGGTTACCATAATAACTGCATCTGCATCAGGAATAGTTTGTAAAACTGTTAATGGTTCATCTCCAGTTCCAGGTGGGTTATCAATGATTAAATAATCAAGTGATCCCCAATGTGCATCAGAGATTAATTGTTTAATAGCACCGGTTTTTTGAGGTCCTCTCCATATGATTGGTCTGTCAATACCATCCAATAAAAATGCCATAGACATTACTTTAAGACCACTTGGAGTTTGTACAGGAAACATGGAATGTTTGTATTCTTCTTTTTTAGCTTCGATGAATGCTAATTTTTCTTCATCATTTGCAAAGTTTTCTTTTTCCATTCCGGATTCTGTGATTTCCTTAAATACATTGAATTGGTAATCTTGGAATTGTTCACCGTATAAATCCACACCTAACATTTTAGGTATGTTTGGACCGTGAATATCAGCATCCAATATACCGGTTTTGAATCCTAATTTTTGTAAGGTTTCAGCAATGTTTGCTGCAACAGTAGATTTTCCTACCCCACCTTTTCCACTCATAACAACAATTTTATGTTTGATTTGGCCTAAGTTTTTAGCAAGTCTTAAATCTTGTTCTATCATTTGTCTTTGTTGTTCTGGGGTCATTTGGCCTCCGTGACCGTGATGACCGTGTCCGTGTCCAGCCATTTTATATCATCTCCAATTATAATTTAGTGAAATTTTTTACTTACTTCTTCTACAGCAAGGATTAATGGATCAGTAACCATTGAAACTGGTGGTGCATAAGCAAATTCCATATTACTTAAATCAAAGCAGGTTAAACCTTCAGTAATAGCTAAAGTCATAGTATCAATTCTTTCAGCTACTCTTTCTTCTGCTATGATTTGACAACCAATAATAGTTCCATTTCCATCACAAATAACTTTAATATCCATTGGTTTAGCATTTGGATAGTAACGAGCTCTTGTGAGTGCTTGTACTTTCTGTACAACAGGTCTAATTCTGTTTTGTTGTGCGAAACTGGTTGTGTATCCAACTGCACCGAATTCCAATTTACCAACTTTGGAAACCATTGAGTTTAAAACAGGATTAAATTTAGATTTTTTATCACAAATTGTGCGAGCTAAAGTTTTTGCTTCACGTACAGCAGTAGTACCTAATTGGGAAATTGTGTTTGATCCTAAAATCAAGTCTTTAGATTCAACACAGTCACCAACAGCATATACATCTTCTACTGAAGTTTCCATTCTATCATTTACAAGAATAGCCCATCTTCCGATTTCACAACCTGCCATTTTAGCTAATTCTAATTCAGCTCTAACACCAGTTGCCATGATAACCATGTCTGCATCGTATAAGTCTTCATCTCCAAAGCATGCTTTTTCAACTTTACCATCACCAAGTAATTTGGTAATTGGTTTACCTAATACAACTTGAATTCCTTCAATTTCAAGGTATTCAACTAAAATATCAGACATGTCCTTATCAAGAGATCTAGGGACAATTTGAGGTAACATTTCACTTAAGATAACATTTAAACCTTGTTGTTTAAGTGCAAATGCAATTTCAATACCAATCAAACCAGCACCAGTAACAATTGCACTTTTTGCATCTTTAATTGCTTCCTGTACTCTCATACCATCGTCAATGTTACGGATTCTGAATACACCATCCAAATCAACACCTTGCATTGGTGGGATAAATGGATTACCACCAGTTGCAAGAACCAATTTATCATAATCTAAGACGGTTTCTTCACCATCTTTTTGGTAAGTAACAGTTTTAACTTTAGAATCAACAGCAGTAACTTCTGCTTCAACAATAACATCAATATTTTTATTTTTATAATCATCAGGAGTTCTCATTACAATATCATCAAAAGATTCGATTGCACCAGACAATACGTAAGGAATAGCACATGGAGAATATGCTACTTTATTATCTCTTGTAATTACTGTAATTTCAATATCCTTATCAAGTTTACGAATATTTGAAGCTGTGGACATACCTCCAGCTCCTCCGCCTACAATAACAACT is a window of Methanobrevibacter sp. DNA encoding:
- the msrA gene encoding peptide-methionine (S)-S-oxide reductase MsrA, whose protein sequence is MFTIQKVIYLAGGCFWGVEAFISRLKGVNQTEVGYANGMDLAPTYEKVCSGKTGHAETVKVTYNPEIISLEEILENFYNIIDPFTKNRQGADIGTQYRTGIYWQEHFQKEIVINFLKTKQKETNKRIAIEKSQILCFYPAEEYHQKYLEKNPHGYCHVDLNLIEDKEFDHLTKKEYEITQLAMTEPPYSGKYDNFFEEGVYVDVVNGEVLFSSEDKFDSGCGWPAFSKPISDEVITKNRDFSYGTTRIEVRSAKSNSHLGHLFHDGPGGSPRYCINSSALKFIPKNKLFNDKK
- a CDS encoding FAD-dependent oxidoreductase, whose translation is MKVVIVGGGAGGMSTASNIRKLDKDIEITVITRDNKVAYSPCAIPYVLSGAIESFDDIVMRTPDDYKNKNIDVIVEAEVTAVDSKVKTVTYQKDGEETVLDYDKLVLATGGNPFIPPMQGVDLDGVFRIRNIDDGMRVQEAIKDAKSAIVTGAGLIGIEIAFALKQQGLNVILSEMLPQIVPRSLDKDMSDILVEYLEIEGIQVVLGKPITKLLGDGKVEKACFGDEDLYDADMVIMATGVRAELELAKMAGCEIGRWAILVNDRMETSVEDVYAVGDCVESKDLILGSNTISQLGTTAVREAKTLARTICDKKSKFNPVLNSMVSKVGKLEFGAVGYTTSFAQQNRIRPVVQKVQALTRARYYPNAKPMDIKVICDGNGTIIGCQIIAEERVAERIDTMTLAITEGLTCFDLSNMEFAYAPPVSMVTDPLILAVEEVSKKFH
- the glnA gene encoding type I glutamate--ammonia ligase, with the translated sequence MSANDKKLDQIIKTIEANDIKFLKLELVDIHGLPKSMAVPLKKADDVEDIVNDGLLFDGSSIAGLASINDSDLLAKPDIDTFSTIPWRPEQKGSSRFICDIFTTEGKPYDGDPRGVLKKSLELAEKKGYQYNMGPEPEFFIIRKDENGNYVPADEAEYFDVEPLDQGTDIRREIVFGLEKLDFNVEVSHHEVAAGQHEVDFKYADALKTADAVITFKEAVKAVVHNLGFKATFMPKPFLGINGSGMHCNQSLFKNGENIFYDPDAENQISQEALYFIGGLLKHAQALSAILSPTVNSYKRLVPGYEAPCYIAYGFKNRSTLLRIPASRGLGTRIECRSADPSCNPYLAFAALLEAGLDGLNNKIDPGEPTEENLFALSEDEIAQKGINNLPTSLWEAYHALEKDDVVKNALGDKVFNQFYNIKRAEWDAYRIQVFDYERDEYLNV
- a CDS encoding Mrp/NBP35 family ATP-binding protein is translated as MAGHGHGHHGHGGQMTPEQQRQMIEQDLRLAKNLGQIKHKIVVMSGKGGVGKSTVAANIAETLQKLGFKTGILDADIHGPNIPKMLGVDLYGEQFQDYQFNVFKEITESGMEKENFANDEEKLAFIEAKKEEYKHSMFPVQTPSGLKVMSMAFLLDGIDRPIIWRGPQKTGAIKQLISDAHWGSLDYLIIDNPPGTGDEPLTVLQTIPDADAVIMVTTPNVVSQEDVLKCVKMVEMMNIKNIGLIENMAYYMCPHCDEKLHIFGKGNGEAFAEEMEITYLGDLPIEEKVSDAPNKEGAISVIDPDDEVSKRFVEIVKDIQKEFTKE
- a CDS encoding glutamine amidotransferase gives rise to the protein MCGIAGVIYKDKKSYPVGDALTSMLESLQHRGPDSAGYAIYGSLNFPENYYQLNIEVRRRRGALENLKSLLTQISPIFEDQLIESVGDSDVYKCKIALDEYSLLKPCIREIDELENVKVINGSHSFEMIKDTGKVKDIAERFDVQSRMGTHGIGHTRFATESGVDRYHAHPYQSYIIPDITVVHNGQITNYWKIRDSLERKGHAFESFNDTECIVHYMADKLNQGYKLEEALDQAVIDLDGPFSILVGTPNGIGIAKDKLGLRPGVMVETDDIFAIASEEMALHNVTDSDKIEQIAPGETRAYTI